Proteins from a single region of Cryptococcus neoformans var. grubii H99 chromosome 5, complete sequence:
- a CDS encoding asparagine-tRNA ligase — translation MRSTQRRLSSLPPTIRSLLSSRRSTLPSISSTVHLETASCANEPVEINGWIKSVRAHKNVAFVEMSDGSTGENIQAVLKGKSKAEGLSIGASAKLKGRLEQSRGRGQDVELVVENAQVLGTCDAEAYPIQKKSLPASVLRDNAHLRFRTSQTAAVMRIRDALARDWHDWFESHDFVHIHTPILTGSDCEGAGEVFTIVDYPPPSSSTAPQPFFPHPVHLTVSAQLHLEAPTHALSRTYTLSPSFRAEPSLTSRHLSEFRMLEAEVAWENDLDGLLSIVEEGVKSTVENILNGERRGKRLRDDLSIIAKSLHEVDDLGSVIGHAQEFTDPLYHLRQVMDKPFTRITYTSALELLSSLHADSPSTISPPPSWGQGISTDHEKLLAAHFNGPVFVTRYPKDLKPFYVLPTPSTIKNEKTHASQGSTVECFDLLFPHWGEMAGGSLREHRLTELTHVIEEMGMKKEEYGWYLDLRKYGSVPHGGWGMGWDRWVGWVTGLGNVRDVVPYARWKGHCKY, via the exons ATGCGCTCGACTCAGCGCAGGctctcatctctccctccgaCCATCCGCTCTTTACTCTCTTCTCGTCGTTCCACTCTCCCATCTATCTCTTCCACCGTTCACCTTGAAACGGCATCATGCGCGAACGAGCCTGTGGAAATTAATGGATGGATCAAGTCTGTGAGGGCTCACAAGAACGTGGCATTTGTGGAAATGAGCGATGGTAGCACTGGGGAGAATATACAAGCGGTGttgaaaggaaagagcaaGGCCGAAGG CTTGAGTATTGGGGCTAGTGCCAAGCTCAAAGGAAGATTAGAACAGTCTCGAGGGCGAGGACAAGATGTCGAACTTGTTGTTGAAAATGCCCAAGTGTTGGGTACATGTGATGCCGAG GCCTATCCCATTCAAAAGAAGTCGCTACCTGCTTCAGTCCTTCGGGATAATGCTCATCTGAGATTCCGAACGTCTCAAACAGCGGCAGTCATGCGGATACGGGATGCATTAGCTCGAGACTGGCATGATTGGTTCGAG AGTCACGATTTTGTCCACATTCACACGCCAATACTGACCGGGTCGGATTGTGAAGGCGCTGGTGAAGTGTTCACCATCGTTGATTACCCCcctccatcgtcatctACCGCTCCTCAGCCTTTCTTCCCCCATCCAGTCCATCTCACTGTTTCAGCTCAACTGCATCTTGAGGCTCCCACGCATGCGCTCTCCCGAACCTACACCCTATCTCCCTCTTTTCGAGCCGAGCCCTCATTGACATCTAGACATTTATCAGAATTTCGTATGCTTGAAGCCGAAGTTGCTTGGGAAAATGATCTGGATGGACTGTTGAGCATagttgaggaaggggtAAAAAGTACTGTTGAGAACATATTAAATGGTGAAaggaggggaaagaggttgAGGGACGACTTGAGTATCATCGCCAAGTCTCTTCACGAGGTTGATGACCTTGGATCTGTGATTGGTCATGCCCAGGAATTCACAGACCCCTTATATCATTTGCGACAGGTAATGGATAAGCCTTTCACCCGTATCACCTACACGTCGGCTCTTGAGCtactttcttctttgcatGCTGATTCGCCATCTACGATAtccccaccaccttcaTGGGGTCAAGGCATATCCACAGATCACGAAAAGCTTTTGGCGGCACATTTCAACGGGCCGGTATTTGTGACAAGGTATCCGAAGGATCTCAAGCCCTTTTACGTGCTTCCTACCCCTTCCACCATAAAAAACGAAAAAACCCACGCATCGCAAGGTTCAACAGTGGAATGCTTTGACCTTCTATTTCCTCACTGGGGTGAGATGGCTGGAGGCTCTCTTCGTGAGCATCGCTTAACTGAACTCACTCATGTGATCgaagagatggggatgaaaaaggaagaatatGGTTGGTATCTTGACTTAAGAAAGTACGGAAGTGTGCCCCATGGGGGTTGGGGTATGGGATGGGATAGATGGGTTGGATGGGTGACTGGCTTGGGTAATGTGAGGGATGTGGTGCCGTATGCCAGATGGAAGGGACATTGCAAATATTGA